CGCCCTGCTGGCGCTGTCCAGCCATAACAAAGAAACGCGCCTGCTGGCGCGCGCGCTGTTCAATGCCTGGCTGGTGGACCAGGACGGCGGACTGGGCCGATTCAGCCCTCAGCAACTGCAGCGTCTGCTCGACATTGCGCAAGACCCGCTGCTGCGCGCCGACTTGCCCGGCAAGCTGCCATCCCCCAAGCCCCACCCCTTGTCCGAGAAAAAGGAAGTGTCCTGGATATCCGTCCCCGCCGCCATTGGCCAGCCGGTATCCGACATCGCCTTGCTGCCCGACATGCGCCTGCTGGTCGCGCAGGGCGAGGCTGGCGTCACCCTGCGCGACCCCAGAGGCAAGACCTTGCATCGCTTCCCCGCGCCCGCCGACAGCATCGTACTAGCCGACAGCGGCCACATCGCCCTCGCCGTGATCTACCGGGGCGACATGCTGTGCGTACAGCGTCTGGATCTGGTGACGCGTGAGCACCGAGACCTGGGCATCATCGCCGTCGACTGCTTCGCCGCCGGCTTCGACGGCATCGGCTGGACGGTTGGCCAGGGCGATGCGATCCGGGTATTGGACACCGGACACGGTCTCAGCCGCGTGCTGTGGCAAATCGACAAACTGCCGGGCCGGGCGGTGCGCATTTTGCGCAGCCCATCCTGCGAACAGTACGAACTGGTGGATCCAGACGATAAAATGGTGCTTTGGCAATATCGCTTGCCCGGCAGGCGGCTGGAGTCCCGCGGCCACGTGCCGGTTCTGGAGAAGAAAGGCGACATGTCCGTCATCCCCTCGCCCTGGGGCAGCTACCGCTACTTCTGGATGGCATGGGACGAGCAGGACAACCCATGGCTGGTCAGCCAGCATTCCGGCAACGACAAGGATCACGGCCTCGCACTGCCGCCGCAGATGTCCGGAGCCGCGCTCAACGTCACGCTGGGCCAAAACAGCGTAGCCGTGGCGATGCGGCAGGAAAACGATGCCTGCGTGCTGCTGGCGCGGGATGGGGAAACCTATCCGGACATCGCGTTCTCCTGGCCGGCGGGCGCTCACATCCGGGCGAAAATGCAGGGCGACTGTTGGCTGATGTTCGATCGTTTCGGCCGAATCGCGATCATGGACATGGTTCGTTGCTACGCCAGCATGCCAACCATCGCCTGACGCCCGCCATGACAAGGAAAAGGAAAAGCATCATGTACAAAAGCGCTGTTCTGATCGGCCTGGCCATGGCGGCGCCGCTCGCCGCCGCCGGCTCCCCGCAAGCCATGCTGGAAAGCTATCTGGCCAAGGACGCCGCCGGCATGCGGCTGCAGGAGTATCCGGCCGCCCGCTACTTTGCCAATTACCAAGACGAGCCGGGTTGGGACATGGTGACGCTGATCACCGGCTACGGCGTGCAGCCGCAGCGATGCGGCCCGCGCCGCTGCGAATTCGTGGTCCGCTATCAACTGGACCCCACCCGCCCTTCGGACGAGCAAGCCAAGCCCCACCCCAAAGGCGGCGAGGAGAAAGCCAGCTATGTGGTGGTCAAGCAAGGCGGCGCGTGGAAGATAGACAGCGGCAGCATGCGCGAACCGCACGTAAAGCGCGGCGCGCTGCGCTGACTCGCGCAGGAAGGGCCGGATGCGGCATTCCGGCCCGCAGGCGTTATTTCGGATGGGACAGCGTCACGATCTTGGCCGATACGCTGCTCTTCATCCTCTTTTCGTCGAGGCCGGAATGCCTCACGGTGGTGACGGCCACCTGGATTTTGCCATTGTCGCCATCCAGCACATTCAAAAACACCTGGCTTCCCTCGCAGGGTTTGCCATCATAGCCGCAGTCGCCGTAATTGCTGTCTTCTTCCGCTTTGAATAGCACTCTTGGCTTCCAGCCATCCAGCACCACCACGTACTGGGCATGGCCGTAACTGCCCTGGCCGGAGCCCGCGCTTCCCAACACCAGCATGTCGCCCTTGCGATCATCCCGGGCAATCATGCCCACATCGCTAGTCTGGCCTCCATACCCGTCCAGCACGATGGCCTTTGCCCTCGCCGGGCGCGCCAAAACGTAGCCCTGCATGAAATTCCGGCCTTGCTCGGGAAACTCAGCCTCAATCACGTAACCCTTCTCGCCGCCTTTCAGCGCTACGGCATGCATGGGGCCAAGCTCTATCTTGCCCACATCGCCCAGCCAGCGCCCGACCTGCGCTTTGGAAGGCTCCGCAGCCTGCGCGGCGGCGCAGCAAAATGCGGCCAGCGCCGCGGCGCGGCCAAACGGGATCATTATTTTCTCCATGCGTTTCAGCCCCGCGCCGGAATCGCCAGCCCGCGCGCGACCGCGGGCCGTTCGCCAAAAGCCAGCAATGCCCGCTGGACATTGGGAAAGTCATCGAAGCCCACCAGCTCGCCCGCGCCGTAGAAACCCACCAGATTGCGCACCCATGGCCAGGTGGCGATGTCGGCGATGGTGTATTCGCCGCCCATGATCCAGGCGCGGCCAGCCATCCGTCCCTCCAGCACCCGCAACAGGCGGCGGGACTCGGCGACGTAGCGGTCGCGCGGGCGCTTGTCCTCGTAGTCCTTGCCGGCGAACTTGTGGAAAAAGCCCAGCTGGCCGAACATCGGCCCCACGCCGCCCATCTGGAACATCAGCCACTGGATGGCTTCATAGCGCGCGGCAGGGTCCTTGGGCAGCAACTGGCCGGTCTTTTCGGCCAGATAGATCAGGATGGCGCCGGACTCGAACAGGGCCATTGGCTTGCCGTCCGGACCGTTGGGGTCGAGGATGGCCGGGATCTTGTTGTTCGGGTTCAGCGACAGGAATGCCGGCGACAGCTGATCGTCGCGCTCGAAGCTGACCAGGTGCGCCTCGTACGGCAGGCCGGTTTCCTCCAGCATGATGGAAACCTTGACGCCGTTGGGCGTCGGCAGAGAGTACAGCTGCAGGCGGTCGGGATGCCGGGCCGGCCATTTGCCGGTGATCGGGAAGGCAGACAAGTCGCTCATATCGGTCGTCATCGTCAGGTTCGAAAGGCATCCACTATATAGGCGAGAAAACCAAATGTCCTGTCCCGCCGCAAATGGCGTCAGGCCAACTCAGGCAACGGTTGGTCGTTGCGGTGCAGTACTTCGGACAGATCGCAGTCCTTGCACTCGACGAACAGGCACTCCTCCTGCTTGCGTAGGCGGGTCTGCTTGCCGCATTGCCGGCAATCCAGCCGGATCGCGGTGTTTTCTCCGCAATCTAGGCATTTCAGGTAGTAGCCGAACTTGCCGTAACGGAATTCCAACCGTTGCGATCCGCACCCCTTGCATAATGTGGCGTAGACCTTGCGCAGCGCCGCCCCGCCGGCCAGGCTACGCAACAATCCGGCCGGCTTCAGCAAGGGGCCGATGTAGGCCAGATGCCGCAGAACCGACGCTTCCGGCTTTGCCGTCGGCGCTGGAGAGGGCGCAGTCATGGGAGCGGCCGGCGCCACCACCATCGACTCGGTGCGCGGCTTGTGCATCTTGGCCAGATACTTGCCCAGAATGCGCCGATGCGACGCGGGAAACGCCGCCTCACCTTGAGTTTTGGCGCGGATGCGCTCCCCGACCTGATCCGCTTTGCACACCTCCGGCACCTCGACGCCCTTGGGCGGAATGAATTGGCCCTTGCTGGAAATGGACACGATCACATCCATCGCCAAACGGTCTATCACCTCCGGTTGCGCGGTGCGGCTACGCAAGTACTTGCGCAGGAACTCCGACTGCATTCTGGCCTGGATGATCGGGGACGCCATGCCCGAAGAGCGGTCGTCGAACCAGCGCAGCCATTGTCCATCCGCCCTCATCTGCAATTTGCCCGAAACGCTCTTGCTTTCGACTATGGTCAAGCCAGCCGGGTGAATCAGCACATGATCCATTTGCGCGGCATCGCCATCCAGTTCCAGCCTCACATCATTGAGGACATATACCTCCTGATCGTCGGCGAAATAACGCCGCAAATAAAAAGCCATTTCCTTTTCCGCGGCGTCGCCGGCTGCCTGCTTCCAATCCTTGGCTTCGAGAAAGACTTTTTCTTTCAAAATCATATTATTTCACAGCCACCATATAATTTATTGGCATTATTGTACTACTGAAATAATGACTTTTAAATTCCACTCTCGCCATGCAAGCCGGACGAGTCCACCCTCCATCATGACGGACAAGGGAAAATTGACGCGGCAACGATAGTACGCAGCCGGATAGCGGGTATATCATGTCGGGGTCCAGCAATGCGGCGAAAAGCTCGATCCGAACGAACAGCACCCCGCTTTCGCATATGTTCTACAAGATATAGGAAAAATCACGTGATCAACGTTCCCATCCAGTCCAACATCAATGTCAGCAATCAGGGCGCTTTCACGCTGTTCGGCGGCATCAATGTGCTGGAGTCCCGAGACCTGGCGCTGCGCGCCGCCGAAGAATACGTCCGCGTCACGCAAAAGCTGGGCATCCCCTACGTGTTCAAGGGCAGCTTCGACAAGGCCAACCGCTCGTCGATCCATTCCTACCGCGGCCCGGGCCTGGAAGAAGGCATGAAGATCCTGCAGGCGGTGAAAGACACCTTCGGCGTGCCGGTGATCACTGACGTGCATGAGCCGTGGCAGGCCGCCCCGGTGGCAGAAGTGGCCGACGTGGTGCAGCTGCCGGCCTTCCTCGCCCGCCAGACCGACCTGGTGGAAGCGCTGGCCAAGACCGGCCGCGCCGTCAACATCAAGAAGCCGCAGTTCATGAGCCCGGCGCAGATCCAGAACGTAGTGGAGAAGTTCGTCGAAGCCGGCAACGAGCAACTGATCCTATGCGACCGCGGCACCTGCCTCGGCTACGACAACCTGGTGGTGGACATGTTGGGCTTCGGCGTGATGAAGAAAGTCAGCGGCAACCGTCCGGTGATCTTCGACGTCACCCATTCGCTGCAACAGCGCGAATCCGGCGCCGCCGCGTCCGGCGGCCGCCGCGCCCAGGTGGCCGAGCTGGCCCGCGCCGGCATGGCCATCGGCATCGCCGGCCTGTTTCTGGAGGCCCACCCGAATCCGGCCGAGGCCAAATGCGACGGCCCCAGCGCGCTGCCGCTGACACAACTGGAGCCCTTCCTGGCCCAGGTCAAGGCCATCGACGACCTGGTCAAGTCCTTCCCCCCGCTGCAGATCGGCTAAACCGCTTTACAGCCGGGCGCAACGATACGCCTCGGTGCGGTAAGGAAACGCCACCTCCTCCCTGCCGCGCAAATCGGGATGGGTGGCGATCAGACGGCGCAACGCTTCGGCGAAGCGCCGTTTTTCATCGTCCGGCAAGGCGGCGATGAAGCTGACCGACAGAAAACGGTCGACGATCACGCGATCAGGCGGGCCGGCATGAGTGTGCGGAAGCATGGTCAAGGCCGGCGCGGCGAAATAGCGGCCGGCTTCGAACGGCCTGCGCCATGCGCCGGAGCGGAAGCGCGGCGTGTCGCCCTCATGCGGGGCCATCAGCCGGGTGATCTCCGCCACCCAGGCGCAGGACTCGTCTCTCACATTCCACACCAAGCCCAAGCTGCCGCCAGGCTTCAACACGCGATGGATTTCCGCCAGCGCGGTTTCGCTGGCGAACCAGTGAAAGGCCTGGGCGCAAACCACCGCATCCACGGCCCCGTCTGGCAAGGGAATCCCCTCAGCCGTGCCGGCCAGCGCAAGGGTGCCAGGCAGACTTTCCTGCAATTGCGCCCTCATCTCGGCCACCGGCTCCACCGCGATTGCCTCGCCGGCCACCCCAGTCAACAATCTGGTGAACTTGCCGGTGCCCGCGCCCAGATCCAGCGCGACGGAGTCTGCGCCCAGACCTAGCTCCCGCTCCAGCCAGTCCGTCAGCGCCCACGCGTATTCCGGCCGGCCGCGTTCATAAGCTTGCGCCTCTTTGGCAAACCCTGCCTGCGCCCGTCCATGCACCGCCGCCATGCCCACGCCTCAACGTTCCATTGAAAATATTTAAATAAAAATAGTATTGATACGTATTTTTAAGTTGCCCATCGCTACCTAATATGAAGCCAAGGCGGCCCACTCAGCTTGGCCTCCGTGTCCGGCTCGCGCCCGCATCGCTCATTCGGCGATCCTGAAGACTCCCCCGGGCCGCCCCTTTCTTTCCAAATCTCCCGGGAGGGAATGATGAGCACCGCCACCGAAACCCAGGCCGCCATCGCGGAAGCCACGGCCACCAAGAGTTACGCCTGGACGCTGACCGCGTTCCAGCAGCACGGTAATCTCTGGCTCAAATGGAGCAGCACCGCGCCGTTCCGCGCCCAACAAGGCCAAATCCACGTTTACGAAGGGACCAGTTTCCCATCCAACCCGCAGGACAAAACCAAGAAATGGACTTGGGACGATGCCCAGAACACCCCATGGGACACCGGCCTGCCCTGGGGCTCCAACTGGTATTGCGCCTACATCGCGGAACGCCCGCCCAACGGCCCTTATGCCTATGTGGTGCAGGTCATCACGCCGCAAGAAAAGTAAGCTGGCCATAAACGACAAGCGGAAGCCCTTGGCTTCCGCTTTTTCACGCCGTCGCCGCGGCCTGCAGCTCTCTCAAATAAGGCTTAACTTTGGCTGCAGCCACCTTCTGCAGCTTGCACATCAAAGCATGGTCGATATCGGCCAGCCGGTATTGCTGCTGCAGCGTATCGCCCAACAGCGTCAGCAGATTGGCGGCCATTTCGGCGTCCGCCAGCGCGCGGTGGGCGCGGCCGGTATCCGGCAGACTGGCCCAACGCGCCAGCGTGCCCAGCTTGTGGTCCGGCGCCTGCGGCAGCAAGCGGCGCGACAACATCAAGGTGCAGGCGAACTCCTGGCTGCGCGCCAGCCCCAACAAGCCAAGCTCGTAGTCCCAGAACTTGCGGTCGAAACTGGCGTTGTGCGCGGCCAAAGGCGTATCGCCGACAAAACGGGCAGCCTCGCGCATCGCCTGCTCCGCGGGCGGGGCGTCCTTCAGCATGGCGTTGCTGATGCCGGTCAGGCGCTCTATCATCGGCGGCACCCAGACGCCCGCGTTCATCAAACTCTGGAAACGGTCGACCACGCGGCCGCCCTCCACCATCGCCACGCCTATCTCGGTGGCGCGGCACTCCCGCCCGGGCGCCGCGCCGTTGGTTTCGAAGTCGATGACGGCTACGCGCTGCCTCATGCCAAAGCGGCCTTGGCCGCCTCTTCCGGCGTCAGGCCGTCAAAGAACTGGTCGGTATACCATTCGGCCTGCTCTTCGATGTGTTCTTGAGCCTCCGCCTCGGTCGCGCCGGCGGCCACCAGATGGGTCTCCACTTCTGCGCACCAAGCCAGCAGCGCCAGCGTTTCCTCGTCCAGTTTTTCCTGTTGTTTCTTCGCCATCGCGATTTCCCGTCAAATCAATGCATTGCCAAAGCGCGCATTCTACCCGGCTTTCTCCTTGAGACAAACGCCAAGCCTCCCGCAGCGCAAAATACCAAATGCAAACCAGTGGAAATTCATGTTGCCGATCGCATGCCACCTGATGGGAATTGGACTATAACGCCAAGGCATGCCCCTAGCGGAGAGGATGATGCGACAGCTGTCAGTCAAGCAGTTGATGATACTCGGCACCTTGATCGTCGCCGTGCCGCTGCTGATAGGCAATGCGATGATCTGGCTCAGCGATACCGCGTTGATGCGCGCGGAAACCGAGCAAAGGCAGCTGGCGGAAGCCACCATCGCCTTCAAGAACACGCGTTACAACGTGGTGCAGATCCAGCAATTCCTGACTGACGCCGCCGCTACCGGCGAAGGCTCCGACGACTATCGCGACGCGGAAACCAACCGCAAGCAGGCGCAGCAGGAGCTGGACAAGCTGATCCGGCTGCTGCCGGAGCTTTCGTCGTCGCTGCAGCCGCTGAAAGGACAGATCGACAAGCTGCACGAGGTTGGCCGCAAGATGGCCGAAGTGTACATCCATCAAGGACGGGAAGCCGGCAACGCCATCATGAAACAGCCCGGCACCGGCTTCGACGACACCACAGACGCGATAAACAAGCAATTGGAACAAGTCGCCGGCCAGCTGGATAAGCAGTCGTCCGCCGCCAGCAGCCGCCAGCGCGACATTCTGGACGACGCCTTCATCGTGAACGTCACCGTGGCCGCCATCGCCATGCTGTTGGTCGTCATCGGCAATTACTACCAGTTCCGCCGCCTGACGCGCATCCTAGGCGGCGAGCCCGCCTACGCCACGCAGGTGGCGCGCGAGATCGCCGC
This genomic window from Chromobacterium phragmitis contains:
- a CDS encoding glutathione S-transferase N-terminal domain-containing protein; this encodes MTTDMSDLSAFPITGKWPARHPDRLQLYSLPTPNGVKVSIMLEETGLPYEAHLVSFERDDQLSPAFLSLNPNNKIPAILDPNGPDGKPMALFESGAILIYLAEKTGQLLPKDPAARYEAIQWLMFQMGGVGPMFGQLGFFHKFAGKDYEDKRPRDRYVAESRRLLRVLEGRMAGRAWIMGGEYTIADIATWPWVRNLVGFYGAGELVGFDDFPNVQRALLAFGERPAVARGLAIPARG
- a CDS encoding nuclease-related domain-containing protein; its protein translation is MILKEKVFLEAKDWKQAAGDAAEKEMAFYLRRYFADDQEVYVLNDVRLELDGDAAQMDHVLIHPAGLTIVESKSVSGKLQMRADGQWLRWFDDRSSGMASPIIQARMQSEFLRKYLRSRTAQPEVIDRLAMDVIVSISSKGQFIPPKGVEVPEVCKADQVGERIRAKTQGEAAFPASHRRILGKYLAKMHKPRTESMVVAPAAPMTAPSPAPTAKPEASVLRHLAYIGPLLKPAGLLRSLAGGAALRKVYATLCKGCGSQRLEFRYGKFGYYLKCLDCGENTAIRLDCRQCGKQTRLRKQEECLFVECKDCDLSEVLHRNDQPLPELA
- the kdsA gene encoding 3-deoxy-8-phosphooctulonate synthase, which encodes MNVPIQSNINVSNQGAFTLFGGINVLESRDLALRAAEEYVRVTQKLGIPYVFKGSFDKANRSSIHSYRGPGLEEGMKILQAVKDTFGVPVITDVHEPWQAAPVAEVADVVQLPAFLARQTDLVEALAKTGRAVNIKKPQFMSPAQIQNVVEKFVEAGNEQLILCDRGTCLGYDNLVVDMLGFGVMKKVSGNRPVIFDVTHSLQQRESGAAASGGRRAQVAELARAGMAIGIAGLFLEAHPNPAEAKCDGPSALPLTQLEPFLAQVKAIDDLVKSFPPLQIG
- a CDS encoding class I SAM-dependent methyltransferase, which gives rise to MAAVHGRAQAGFAKEAQAYERGRPEYAWALTDWLERELGLGADSVALDLGAGTGKFTRLLTGVAGEAIAVEPVAEMRAQLQESLPGTLALAGTAEGIPLPDGAVDAVVCAQAFHWFASETALAEIHRVLKPGGSLGLVWNVRDESCAWVAEITRLMAPHEGDTPRFRSGAWRRPFEAGRYFAAPALTMLPHTHAGPPDRVIVDRFLSVSFIAALPDDEKRRFAEALRRLIATHPDLRGREEVAFPYRTEAYRCARL
- a CDS encoding 3'-5' exonuclease, with translation MRQRVAVIDFETNGAAPGRECRATEIGVAMVEGGRVVDRFQSLMNAGVWVPPMIERLTGISNAMLKDAPPAEQAMREAARFVGDTPLAAHNASFDRKFWDYELGLLGLARSQEFACTLMLSRRLLPQAPDHKLGTLARWASLPDTGRAHRALADAEMAANLLTLLGDTLQQQYRLADIDHALMCKLQKVAAAKVKPYLRELQAAATA